One Variibacter gotjawalensis genomic window, CGCGATGCGCGGGCCGACACTCTTCTCCGGCTACTGGGAAGCGCACGAAACCAATGCGCGCGACTTTCGCGGTGGCTGGTTCCACATGGGCGATGTCATGCGCCGCAACGAAGACGGCACGCTCGATTTCGTCGATCGCGCCAAATACATGATCAAAAGCGGCGGCGAGAATGTTTATCCGGCCGAGATCGAACGGGTGCTTCTGATGGACAAGCGCATCAGCGAAGCGGCCGTTGTCCGCGCGCCGGATGCGAAGTGGGGCGAAGTGCCGGTCGCCTTCGTCGCACTGCGTGACGAGACTGTCAGCGACGCTGAGCTTGCTGCGCTCTGCCGGCGCGATCTCGCCGGCTACAAGCGGCCGCGTGAATTTCACTTCATCGGCTTCGACGATTTTCCACGCTCGACGAGCGGCAAAGTGCAACGACACGAACTCGAAGCGCGGCTCGCGAAGGGAGAGACATGACCGAATCTTCGCTGCGCGGCCGCGTTGCCATCGTCGGCATCGGGCTATCGCCGGTCGGAAAAGTACCGGGGCGCAGTCCGTTGTGGCTCGCGGCGGATGCGGCGCGCAAAGCCATTGCAGATGCCGGATTGAAGAAGGACGATATCGATGGCGTACTGTCGAGCCACGCTTTCGCATCACCGTTCCATCGCTTCAGCATCGCACTTAGCGAATATCTCGGCATCCAGCCGACATTTTCGAATACGTTGCAGGTCTCCGGCGCGACCGCCGCAACGATGTTCAACATCGGCGCCGCCGCGATCATGGCGGGGCTCGCCGAGAATGTGCTCGTCGTCGCGGCCGACAGCTTGATGACCGGATTGACGCCTGATCTCGCGCTGCGCTCGCTGACGGAAAGCCGCGATCAGCAATACGAAATGCCCTTCGGCATACCGGTCGCCAATACGTTTGCGATGACGGCGCATCGGCATATGAAAGAATTCGGCACGACGCCGGAACAGTTGGCTCAAGTCGCCGTCATCCATCGCGAGCATGCGAACCGCACACCCGGTGCGCAGCAGACGAAGCCGATCACGGTTGGCGACGTGCTGAGTTCAGGCATGGTGACTACTCCGTATCACAAGCTCGATTGCTCGTTGATCTCCGACGGCGGCGCGGCATTCGTGCTGATGTCGGCCGAGAAAGCAAAGGCGCTCGACATCGAAGCGCCGATTTACATTCTCGGCGGCGGCGAGTGCTACACGCACGAGCACATTTTCCTCATGCCGTCGCTGACGACGACCGGCGCCGTCGAATCGAGCCGCAAGGCTTACGCGATGGCGGGTTACGGCGCGCGCGACATGCATACGGCCGGCGTCTACGACTGCTTCACCGGCACGGTCATCATGATGCTGGAGGACCTCGGCTTCTGTCCGAAAGGCGAAGGCGGGCGTTTCGTCGAGGATCGCCAAGTCACCTATGGCGGGCGGATTCCGATCAACACACACGGCGGACTGTTGTCGTTTGCGCATTCCGGCATGCCGGGCTCGCTGTTTCATTTCCACGAAGTCGTTCAGCAGCTGCGCGGCGTCTGCGGCGAGCGGCAAGTCGCTGGCGCGGAGCTCGGCGTCGTCCACAGTCTCGGCGCGGGCTTCGCGACCAATGCGACGACCGTTCTCGGCACGGAGAAGACGCTATGAGCACGTTCGCCGACGCTGCGCGTAAACCGCTGCCGCAGCCAGACGCAGACACCGAAAAGCTGTGGGCGGGGCTTCGCGACGGCAAGTTGCTGCTGCAGCACTGCGAAGACTGCGGAGACGTTCAGTACTATCAGCAGGCGCTGTGCCGTGCGTGCGGGGGCGAGCGCATCGTGCATCGCGCCGCCAGCGGCCGCGGCCAAGTTCATTCGTTCAGCGTGGTGCATCGCGCGCCGGGGCCAGCCTTCAAGGGCGATGTCCCGTATGCCGTACTCCTCGTCGAACTCGAAGAAGGTCCACGGATGATTTCGACCTACACGGGCGGCGAGCCCGGCGATGTTACGTTCGATATGCCGGTCGAGCTTGTCGTCGAGCCGGTTAATGACGTCATCAGCCTGCCGCGCTTTCGGCGTTCCCGATAAATTCTAACGCTTGTTAGAATTTCCACACCTGTTAGATTGCGGCCGGACAGTTTTGGGCTGAAGTCCGGAGTTCGGTGAATGGATTTTGACCTCACGCACGAGCAACGCCAAATCCTCGACTATGGCGACGCCATCGCGCAGAAATTCGATCGCAAATACTGGATGGAGCACGCCGAAAAGCGTGAGTTTCCAAAGGGGCTGTACGATCAGGTCGCGCGCGACGGCTTCGTCGGAACGATGGTGCCGGAAGAGTATGGCGGCTCCGGTCAGGGCATGCTTGAGATGCACTTGTTTCTCGAAGGATTGTCGAACAACGGCATTCCGCTGCTGAACCTCGTCGTCGGCGCCGCGATGAGCCTTGGCTTCATTGCCAAACACGGCACCGAAGATCAGAAGAAGCGCTTTCTGCCGGATGCTTGCGCCGGCAAGACACGCTTCTGCTTCGCAATCACCGAGTCCGACGCCGGCAGTAATACGATCCAGACCAAGACGATCGCCAAGCGGCGCGGCAATCGCTTCGCGCTCTCCGGCGCAAAGACATTCATCACCGACGCGGACGGTTCCGACTACGCGCTCGTCGTCGCGCGCACGACGCCGCATACCGAAGTTCAGCGCAAAACCGAGGGCTTCACGCTATTCGTCGTCGATCTCAAATCGAAAGGCGTCGAACGTCAGTACATTCCAGTCAGCATTCCGGCGCCGGAAACGCAGTGGCAGATCTTCTTCGACGACGTCGACCTCGGTCCTGACGATGTTGTCGGTGAAGTCGACAAAGGTTTCGGCATTCTTTTCAAAAGCCTCAACCCCGAGCGCATTCTTGTCGCATCGATCTGCTGCGGTCTCGGCCGCTACGCGCTCAATCGCGCAGTCACTTACGCGAACGAGCGCAAAGTGTTCAAGGATACGCCGATCGGGGCGTATCAAGGTGTCCAGCATCCGCTCGCCAATGCGCGCACGCAGGTCGAGATGGCGTCGCTGATGGCGCTTAAGGCTGCGTGGATCTTCGATCAAGGCCGCGAGGCCGGTGAATTCGCCAACATGGCCAAACTCGCAGCGGCGGATGCCGGCATTGCCGCAGTTGATGCTGCGCTGCAGACGCATGGCGGCAACGGCTTCACCAAAGAATACGGCATCTTCGATCTCTATCCGCTGGTGCGGCTGCTCAAGACCGCGCCGCTCAATCGCGAAATGATCCTCAACTATATCGGTGAGCACGTAATGGGCTTGCCGCGCAGCTATTAGCGATCCCATGGCAATCTTAAAATCGGACGCCACGACATCCGGCGAAGAATTTCGCCGCAACGACGCGGCGTATCGCGAACGCATTGCCGACTTGCATCGGCGTCGCGCCGCCGCAGCGATCGGCGGGCCGGAGCGGGCGCGCAAGCTTCACAAAGAGCGCAAGCAACTGCTGCCGCGCGAGCGGATTGCGGCGCTGATCGATCCAGGTTCGCCGTTTCTCGAATTCTGTCAGCTGGCCGGCGAGGGGATGTACGACGGCGTCCCGGCCGGCGGCAGCATCATCACGGGCGTCGGTACGATTGCGGGCAGGCCCTGCATGGTGATTGCCAACGATGCGACCGTGAAGGGCGGCACCTATTATGGCATCACTTGCAAGAAGCATGTTCGCGCGCAGCGCTTTGCGTGGCAGCATCGCCTGCCCTGCATCACGCTAGTGCAGTCAGGCGGCGCGAACCTGCCGGAGCAGCCGGATATTTTTCCGGACGAAGGCCAGTTCGGCTCGATCTTCTATCAGCAAGTGCGTATGTCGGCGGAAGGCATTCCGCAGATTGCGATCGTGCACGGACCATCGACCGCGGGCGGCGCCTATATGCCGGCGCTGTGCGACGAGACGGTCATCGTGCGCAATCAAGGCGCGATGTTCCTCGGCGGCCCGCAGCTCGTCCATGCGGCTACACGCGAGGTCGTCGGCGTCGAGGCGCTTGGCGGCGGTGACATGCACAGCCGTATCAGCGGCGTGACCGATCATATCGCCGAGAACGACAGCCACGCTATTGCGATCACGCGCGACATCGTCGCCAACCTCGGCGAGATCCCGCCGCAGCGCCGCACTGTGGCTCCGGTGTGCGAACCGCGTTTCGATCCGAATGAAATCTACGGCCTGATCAGTGAGAATCCGCGTATCCCGACGAACAATCGCGACATCCTCGCGCGGCTCGTCGACGACAGCGAGTTTCATGAGTTCAAGCCGCTCTACGGTGACTCGCTGATCACGGGTTTTGCCCGCATCATGGGCTTCGAGATCGGCATTCTGTGCAACAACGGGGTTCTTTTCTCTGAGAGCGCATTGAAGGCGACGCATTTCATCGACCTCTGCTGCAAGCGCGACATTCCGTTGCTGTTCATGGTCGACGTCACCGGCTTCATGGTCGGCCGCTCAGCCGAAGAAGGGGGCATCACAAAGCACGGCGCCAAGATGATCACCGCGATGGCGAGCGCGAACGTGCCGAAATACACGCTGATTGCCGGCAGCGCCTATGGCGCCGGTTACATGGCGATGTGCGGACGGCCGATGAAGCCGAACGCGATGCTGATGTGGCCGAGCGGGCGCTCTGCAATCATGGGTCCGGATCAAGCCGCCAACACGCTCGGTATGGTACGCGACGAAGCGCTCAAGCGCGAAGGAAAGACTTGGTCGGACGAAGAGCGTGAGGCCTACATCGCGCCGACACGACAGAGTTTCGAGAATTTCGCCAACTCATACAATTTCGCGCGCAATACCTGGTGCGACATGGTGATCGACCCGCTGGAAACGCGGGCGACAATGGGGTTGTTGCTCGACCTTGCCGGCCGTTTGCCCGCGCAGGCGACGATGCCCGGCGTGATGAGGATGTGACGTGTTCAAGAAAATCCTGATCGCGAATAGAGGCGAAATCGCCTGCCGCATCGCACGCACGTGCCGCGAGCTCGGCGTTGCGGTTGCCGGCGTGCATTCGGCGGCGGATGCAGATGGCCTGCACGTCAAAACGATTGGCGAGTCGGTTTTGATCGGCGGCGCGCCGGCGTCGGACAGTTATCTGCGTATCGACAAGGTGATCGCGGCCGCGAAAGCGACCGGTGCCGAGGCGATCCATCCGGGCTTCGGCTTCCTTGCCGAGAACGCCGAGTTCGCTCGGGCGGTCGAAGCAGCGGGCCTCGTCTTCATCGGCCCGACCCCGGAAACGATCGAGCGGCTCGGCGATAAGGCCTCCGCCAAACGAGAGGCCGACGCAGCCGGCGTTCCGACCATTCCGGGCAGCAAGACGCCGAGCGAAGACGCCGAAGCGATTGCGAAGACAGTGCGCGACATTGGCCTTCCGGTGATGCTGAAAGCTGCGGCCGGCGGCGGCGGCAAAGGCATGCGCGCGATCACGACGCTCGACGGCATCGATCAAGAGATTGCTTCTGCGATGCGCGAAGCGAAGAGTTCGTTCGGCAATGCCGGCCTGATCGTCGAGAAGCTTGTGGAGCGCGGCCGACACATCGAAGTGCAGATCGCGGGCGACGGACGTGGCAACGTCATCCATCTCTACGATCGTGAATGCTCGCTGCAGCGGCGGCATCAGAAGCTCATCGAGGAAGCGCCGGCCGCGAACCTTGCCGCCGCGATGCGCGACAAGATGCTTGGCGATGCTGTGCGGCTCGGGCAACGCCTCAATTACCGCGGCGTCGGGACTGTCGAGTTCATCGTCAGCGGTGACAGCTACTATTTCCTCGAGGTCAATCCGCGTCTGCAGGTCGAGCACCCGGTGACCGAGATGATCACCGGGCTCGATATCGTCGAGATCATGCTACGCGTGGCTTCCGGCGAAGGTCTACCGGGCGTGCAGGGCGATGTTTTTTGCCAGGGTCATGCGGTCGAAGCTCGGCTTTGTGCGGAGGACGCGGCCGACAACTTCATGCCGTCGACAGGGAGGCTCTCCTATGTCGAATATCCGAACGGTGTGCGTGTCGAGGCAGGCGTTGAGACTGGTTCGGAGGTCACGCCATTCTACGACTCGATGGTCGCGAAGCTGATTGTGTGGGGCGAAACGCGTGATGCCGCGCTGGATAAGCTCAGCCAAGCGATCGGCGATACGGCGATCTTCGGCGTCACCACCAATCAGGCCTTCTTGCGCACGTTGATTGCGTTGCCGGAGACGCGCGCTGCGACTTTCCACACGCGCCTTATCGATGAGCGCCTTCAGTCGCTAATCAAAAATTCGGCCGAGGATCATGGCCTTGCATTCGCAATCGGCGCTTACGCCTGGATGGCGCGGCAACGCCAGACCGTCGCGAGCAATCCTTGGCAGTCGGAGGCGATGACCGGGTGGCACATGCGGTCCGACGGCGACGATCTATCGCCCATCCCGCTGCTCCACCTCGAAGCCGGCGGCAAGAGCGCTGAAATCCGCTTTGGTGCGCGCCAAACCGATGGGATGATGCGGATCGCTGTCGGCGATGACGTCTTCGATATTCGGCTCGACGTTCTCGGAGGCGGAACATTCGTTGCCGTCACAGGCGACCGGCGCGAGAGCGTGCGCATCCACGACGACGGCGAAACGATTTTCCTTCAGCATCGCGGTGTATCCATTGCGCTCAAGGCGGTCCCGTATCTCACCTACATCAGTGCGGCCGCAGAGAGCAGCGGCGAGCTTCGTGCGCCGATGATGGGGATGATCACGCGGGTGAACGTCAAGGTCGGCGACGCGGTCAAGACCGGCGATGTCGCCGCCGTGATGGAATCGATGAAGATGGAGCTTCGCATCGCGAGCAAGGTCGACGGCGTCGTCGCCGCATTGCACTGCGAAGCCGGCGCGATGGTCGAACGCAACGCCGTGGTCGTCGTGGTCGAGCCCGCCTGATCAAATCTACGCCGCAAGCCCAAACTGCCTAGCGAGTTTGCTTGCCTTGGATTCTAACAGTCGTTAGTTTTCTGAGGCTGACTGTAAAAACAATGCCTTGCCTGCCCGGGCAGGTCACAGAAGAAAAACGAGGGGGAGGCGCGAGTGGCTGGTGACAACGCCGGTCCAGTGCTCGAATGCCGAGACATCGAGCGCCGCTTCGGCGGCGTCGTAGCACTGAACGGGATCGACGTTCACATCAACCGCGGCGAGATTTTCGGTCTCGTCGGCCCGAACGGCTGCGGTAAAACGACTCTCGTCAACGCCATCACGGGCTTTTACCCGCCGCAGCGCGGCAACATCATCCTCAACGGCCGAGACATCACCGGCATGGCGCCGCATCGCGTCGCGGGTCTCGGCGTCGCGCGCACGTTTCAAAACCTCGCGCTGTTCAACGGCATGAGCGTTCTCGACAACATTCTGCTTGGCCGCCATATCCACATGCGGCCAAGCGTCACGCGCACCGCGCTGTATTGGTGGCTGGCGCGTCCGGAAGAAACGAAGAACCGCGCTGTCGTGGAAGACGTCATCGACTTCCTCCAGCTTGAAAGCGTGCGCGACGAACTCGTCGACGGCATTCCGATCGGCCTCAAGAAGCGGGTCGAACTTGCGCGCGCGCTGGCAGCAGAGCCGAGCTTCCTCGTTCTCGACGAGCCGATGGCCGGCATGAACCAGGAAGAGAAAGAGTACATGGCACGCTTCATCCTCGACACGCGGGATGAGCGCAAAGTCACCGTGCTGCTGATCGAACACCACATGGATGTCATCACGGGCATCTGCGACCGAATGCTGGCGCTTAATTACGGCTCCATGATCGGCAGCGGCAAACCGTCCGACGTCATTGCCGATCCTCGCGTCGTCGAGGCCTATATCGGAGGTGCGCATGCGGCGCACTGACGGAGCGTGGAAGTTCGAGACCGACTCGACACTCATTCGCGTGCTTGCGCGCAATGCAGAAGTGTTTCCGAACCGCATCGCCATGCGCGAGAAGGCGAAGGGCATTTGGCAACAGACGACGTGGGCCGAGATGCTCGAAAGCGTGCTCGGTTGCGCCGCAGGCCTTGAAGAACTCGGCTTTGCGGCCGGCGACACGATGCTTGTCCTCGGCGACAATAGTCCACGGCTTTACATGGGCATGCTCGCGGCCGGTGCGCTCGACGGATACGCGATGCCGGCTTATCCGGACGCGACACTCGACGAAATTCAGCATTTCGTCGAAGAAGCCAATGTCCGCTTCGCGCTCGCCGAGGACCAGGAACAGGTCGACAAGATCCTCGAGCTGCGCGCGAAAGGCGCGTCGATCGAACACATCATCTACGATGACGTGCGCGGCTTGCGCGCTTACCAGCAACCCGGACTTATCGCATGGGACGATCTCGAAACGCGTGGTCGTGCGCGCGTTTCCGGTGACGCGCCGCTGCGCGACGAACTGATCAACCGCGCGCGCCCTGACGGGCCAGCCGTATTCGTGCATTCCTCCGGCAGCACCGGAAAGCCGAAAGGCGTTGTGCTGTCGCACCGCAACTTTCTCTCCGGCGTTGCCGCCGCTTACAAGGCGAAAGCTTTCGATTTCGGCGAAGTCGTGCTGGCGTATCTTCCGATGGCATGGGTCGGCGATTTCGCCATCACGCTGGGCGCCGGCATTCCCCTTGCCTTCGAGATCAACATTCCGGAGCGGCAGGAAACCGTCCTCACAAACCTCCGCGAAACCGCGCCGACATTCTATCTCGCGGCGCCGCGTAGCTGGGACAATTTGCTCACCACGATCCAAGTGCGGATGGAAGATTCCACTTGGGCGAAACGCTCGATCTACAATTATTTCATGAAGGCCGCGATCGCGTCCGAGAAGCGCAAACTCGAAGGCGGTCAAGCGACATTGCGCGAGCGCATTCTGCAGCCGATCGGCGAATGGATCGTGCGCGGGCCTATCAAGGATCAATTCGGCCTTACGCGTCTGCGCGGCGCTTTCACGGGCGGCGAGGCGATGGGCGAAGACACTTTCGTTTTTTATCGCGCGCTCGGCATCAAGCTGCGTCAGCTTTACGGACAGACCGAGACGAGTGCTTACAACGCGATGCAGAGCGTCGACGAAGTTCAGCTCCACACGGTCGGGCGAGCTTTGCCGGGCGTCGAAATGAAGATCAACGACGACGGCGAGATCCTGGTGAAGTCCGGCAGTGTCTTCGCAGGGTATTTTAAGAACGAGACGTCGAGCAAGGAAGCGCTACGCGACGGCTGGCTGCACACGGGCGACGCCGGGTATCTCGAGCCGGACGGACATCTCGTCGTGCTCGGCCGCGTGTCGGAAGTCGTGCACACCGCGAAGGGTGAGCGCTACATTCCGAACTACATCGAGAACCGTTTGAAGTTCAGCCCCTATGTCAAAGATGCGGCCGTGCTCGGCAAAGATCGCGACCGGCTCGCCGCCATCGTCTGCATCGACAAAGACGCCGTCGGCCTATGGGCCGAACAACGCGGCATTTCCTACATGTCCTACGCGGATCTTGCGCAGAACGATCAGGTCAACGCGCTGATTGCGGACGCGGTGCGCCACGTGAACCGCACGTTGCCGGAAGGCCTGCAGCTCAAACAGTTTGTCTGCCTTCATAAAGAATTCGACGCCGACGACGGCGAAATCACACGCACGCGCAAGATCCGCCGCAACGTCGTCGAGGAACGTTACAAGCCGATTATCGATGCGATCTATGGTCGGCAGAGCCAAGTGCTCATGCGAGCGCAGATCACTTACGAGACCGGCGAGACCGGCACCATCGAACGCACGCTCGCCGTGCAGGAGGCTTGAACGATGGATCTCAATCTCCTGCTCGAATCCGCCGTCAACGGCGCACTCGTCGGCTTGATGTATGCGCTGGTCGCGATCGGCATCGTGCTGATCTACAAATCGTCGTCGGTGCCGAACCTCGCGCAGGGCGCGATGGTGATGCTCGGCGCGTATATCGTGCTCGCTTATGCGGGGCTCGGCCTTCCGATTTGGGTTGCGATCCCACTCGCGATCATCACGATGTTCTTCGTCGGCATCGCGATCGAACGCTTCGCGCTGCGCCGCCTCGCTGGCCGCCCGATCGTGATGATCTTGATGATGACGCTCGGCCTCGACATTTTCCTGCGCGCCGGCGCGATGACGGTGTGGGGCGGCACGGCACGCCCGATCAATCTCGGCATCGACGACTCGCCGCTGTTTCTCGGCCCACTGTTGATCAACCGTGCTTACGCGGTCGGCGCCGGCATTGCGGTTGTGATGTTCGCGCTGTTCGTGCTCT contains:
- a CDS encoding acyl-CoA dehydrogenase family protein yields the protein MDFDLTHEQRQILDYGDAIAQKFDRKYWMEHAEKREFPKGLYDQVARDGFVGTMVPEEYGGSGQGMLEMHLFLEGLSNNGIPLLNLVVGAAMSLGFIAKHGTEDQKKRFLPDACAGKTRFCFAITESDAGSNTIQTKTIAKRRGNRFALSGAKTFITDADGSDYALVVARTTPHTEVQRKTEGFTLFVVDLKSKGVERQYIPVSIPAPETQWQIFFDDVDLGPDDVVGEVDKGFGILFKSLNPERILVASICCGLGRYALNRAVTYANERKVFKDTPIGAYQGVQHPLANARTQVEMASLMALKAAWIFDQGREAGEFANMAKLAAADAGIAAVDAALQTHGGNGFTKEYGIFDLYPLVRLLKTAPLNREMILNYIGEHVMGLPRSY
- a CDS encoding acyl-CoA carboxylase subunit beta; the protein is MAILKSDATTSGEEFRRNDAAYRERIADLHRRRAAAAIGGPERARKLHKERKQLLPRERIAALIDPGSPFLEFCQLAGEGMYDGVPAGGSIITGVGTIAGRPCMVIANDATVKGGTYYGITCKKHVRAQRFAWQHRLPCITLVQSGGANLPEQPDIFPDEGQFGSIFYQQVRMSAEGIPQIAIVHGPSTAGGAYMPALCDETVIVRNQGAMFLGGPQLVHAATREVVGVEALGGGDMHSRISGVTDHIAENDSHAIAITRDIVANLGEIPPQRRTVAPVCEPRFDPNEIYGLISENPRIPTNNRDILARLVDDSEFHEFKPLYGDSLITGFARIMGFEIGILCNNGVLFSESALKATHFIDLCCKRDIPLLFMVDVTGFMVGRSAEEGGITKHGAKMITAMASANVPKYTLIAGSAYGAGYMAMCGRPMKPNAMLMWPSGRSAIMGPDQAANTLGMVRDEALKREGKTWSDEEREAYIAPTRQSFENFANSYNFARNTWCDMVIDPLETRATMGLLLDLAGRLPAQATMPGVMRM
- a CDS encoding Zn-ribbon domain-containing OB-fold protein, giving the protein MSTFADAARKPLPQPDADTEKLWAGLRDGKLLLQHCEDCGDVQYYQQALCRACGGERIVHRAASGRGQVHSFSVVHRAPGPAFKGDVPYAVLLVELEEGPRMISTYTGGEPGDVTFDMPVELVVEPVNDVISLPRFRRSR
- a CDS encoding ABC transporter ATP-binding protein; protein product: MAGDNAGPVLECRDIERRFGGVVALNGIDVHINRGEIFGLVGPNGCGKTTLVNAITGFYPPQRGNIILNGRDITGMAPHRVAGLGVARTFQNLALFNGMSVLDNILLGRHIHMRPSVTRTALYWWLARPEETKNRAVVEDVIDFLQLESVRDELVDGIPIGLKKRVELARALAAEPSFLVLDEPMAGMNQEEKEYMARFILDTRDERKVTVLLIEHHMDVITGICDRMLALNYGSMIGSGKPSDVIADPRVVEAYIGGAHAAH
- a CDS encoding branched-chain amino acid ABC transporter permease is translated as MDLNLLLESAVNGALVGLMYALVAIGIVLIYKSSSVPNLAQGAMVMLGAYIVLAYAGLGLPIWVAIPLAIITMFFVGIAIERFALRRLAGRPIVMILMMTLGLDIFLRAGAMTVWGGTARPINLGIDDSPLFLGPLLINRAYAVGAGIAVVMFALFVLFFRTRIGTVLRAISDDYTAAWSVGISVERGVALSWAMAAVVATIAGVLWGSVQGVDQSLALLLLKCITVAVLGGLDSIGGALLAGILLGVVEGVGSAYLDPLVGGASRELVDAAMLILTILVRPHGLFGRHDIERV
- a CDS encoding thiolase C-terminal domain-containing protein produces the protein MTESSLRGRVAIVGIGLSPVGKVPGRSPLWLAADAARKAIADAGLKKDDIDGVLSSHAFASPFHRFSIALSEYLGIQPTFSNTLQVSGATAATMFNIGAAAIMAGLAENVLVVAADSLMTGLTPDLALRSLTESRDQQYEMPFGIPVANTFAMTAHRHMKEFGTTPEQLAQVAVIHREHANRTPGAQQTKPITVGDVLSSGMVTTPYHKLDCSLISDGGAAFVLMSAEKAKALDIEAPIYILGGGECYTHEHIFLMPSLTTTGAVESSRKAYAMAGYGARDMHTAGVYDCFTGTVIMMLEDLGFCPKGEGGRFVEDRQVTYGGRIPINTHGGLLSFAHSGMPGSLFHFHEVVQQLRGVCGERQVAGAELGVVHSLGAGFATNATTVLGTEKTL
- a CDS encoding acetyl/propionyl/methylcrotonyl-CoA carboxylase subunit alpha — encoded protein: MFKKILIANRGEIACRIARTCRELGVAVAGVHSAADADGLHVKTIGESVLIGGAPASDSYLRIDKVIAAAKATGAEAIHPGFGFLAENAEFARAVEAAGLVFIGPTPETIERLGDKASAKREADAAGVPTIPGSKTPSEDAEAIAKTVRDIGLPVMLKAAAGGGGKGMRAITTLDGIDQEIASAMREAKSSFGNAGLIVEKLVERGRHIEVQIAGDGRGNVIHLYDRECSLQRRHQKLIEEAPAANLAAAMRDKMLGDAVRLGQRLNYRGVGTVEFIVSGDSYYFLEVNPRLQVEHPVTEMITGLDIVEIMLRVASGEGLPGVQGDVFCQGHAVEARLCAEDAADNFMPSTGRLSYVEYPNGVRVEAGVETGSEVTPFYDSMVAKLIVWGETRDAALDKLSQAIGDTAIFGVTTNQAFLRTLIALPETRAATFHTRLIDERLQSLIKNSAEDHGLAFAIGAYAWMARQRQTVASNPWQSEAMTGWHMRSDGDDLSPIPLLHLEAGGKSAEIRFGARQTDGMMRIAVGDDVFDIRLDVLGGGTFVAVTGDRRESVRIHDDGETIFLQHRGVSIALKAVPYLTYISAAAESSGELRAPMMGMITRVNVKVGDAVKTGDVAAVMESMKMELRIASKVDGVVAALHCEAGAMVERNAVVVVVEPA
- a CDS encoding AMP-dependent synthetase/ligase gives rise to the protein MRRTDGAWKFETDSTLIRVLARNAEVFPNRIAMREKAKGIWQQTTWAEMLESVLGCAAGLEELGFAAGDTMLVLGDNSPRLYMGMLAAGALDGYAMPAYPDATLDEIQHFVEEANVRFALAEDQEQVDKILELRAKGASIEHIIYDDVRGLRAYQQPGLIAWDDLETRGRARVSGDAPLRDELINRARPDGPAVFVHSSGSTGKPKGVVLSHRNFLSGVAAAYKAKAFDFGEVVLAYLPMAWVGDFAITLGAGIPLAFEINIPERQETVLTNLRETAPTFYLAAPRSWDNLLTTIQVRMEDSTWAKRSIYNYFMKAAIASEKRKLEGGQATLRERILQPIGEWIVRGPIKDQFGLTRLRGAFTGGEAMGEDTFVFYRALGIKLRQLYGQTETSAYNAMQSVDEVQLHTVGRALPGVEMKINDDGEILVKSGSVFAGYFKNETSSKEALRDGWLHTGDAGYLEPDGHLVVLGRVSEVVHTAKGERYIPNYIENRLKFSPYVKDAAVLGKDRDRLAAIVCIDKDAVGLWAEQRGISYMSYADLAQNDQVNALIADAVRHVNRTLPEGLQLKQFVCLHKEFDADDGEITRTRKIRRNVVEERYKPIIDAIYGRQSQVLMRAQITYETGETGTIERTLAVQEA